AGCTAGTATTATATTCTATAAACTGTTTGCTTTATATGCATGTCCATTATATTATactattattgtaattttatattgtattatggaaatgacttcataagtatgatttacttgtgtctaatccattttgctttaattaagcaaataaaataagtttaaactaAACATACATAATAAAGCCCCTGAATACATTTACCTTGCTTAACCAACCATAGCCTTCATTCTTTTGCATCACAGCTGAAGACACCCTAGCTTTTAATGATTTAGTACCTCCATAAAACCTGAAAAAATCCCATAAATAAATGTTCcaacatacaaacaaaatagtttatgctccacaaaaataaaacacataaatatgTCTCTCTGTTGCAGCTAGTCCTGGAAAATGACAGTTAGTGGATCGTAACTGTGGGGCATATGCATATAATGGTAAAGGATCTAAGATGAGCTTAAATTCAGAACTATCACAGTCTTCAACATCAATGACATTGAcatgattttacaaaaaaatattcatgttttccatttttttttgacaaagtTAGACATTAAACACCCCAGATTGCATTGAAATCACCGTTACCACACATTATTGGAATACCAGAGAGTGTGTCACTGACAATTTTTATGTGCCTTacaaaaagttttgttttaaactagaattgttttactttgaaatcttaaattaaaacatCGAAGATAAGGAAAATTTGTGAAAACAAAGActcctttttcattttttaaacagttGCAGAGATTTTGACCATAATCAAAAGAAATCCTAAAGTAATGTAAGGCATACCTGTTTTTTGGGGCAAAACTAGCAACACTGTTGTTGAAACTTTCGTTTGACTGTGTTGACCCTAGATTTAACAGCCTATCTGCTCTTTCAATATAACTTTGTGCCAACTTGTCCAGCTCTTCCCTCAGCTTGTCTCCAGAAAGGGCTTTCCCATTGGGTAAATGTTTGAAtctgtaatatttataaacaaacagaaaatgAGATTGCACTGCCACTGGGTTTTTTTCTACACTAATAGCAgaattgtaaaattgtttttcagtCTAATGATCTTTTTTGTTCTGAACGCATCTACATGTTACTGTAGTAAATATTAATATGACATGTgatcaaatgtgaaaaattaaatccttatcattaaagtttattttcaattcacaCTGTACTTTAATTAGAAGAAAGAAGTTTTGAAAGTTATCAGATGGGCCAAGACAAAGATGGATACATGATTATTACATAATGATGACAATAGCTCACACAGCcctaaaattgttttaatttaacataTACTTTACTGAACTCTAGGAATtaagaacttataaaaaaattattgcagCATTGAAACATTAAATGATCACTTCATCAGGCCAGGGATCAATGTCATGGTATAAATTACCTAAATTTAGTTGGATCTTTAACATATGTACACCAAGTTGGACTGCACTGTTCATGGTGTCCAAAAATATGTGGCACTATAGTGGCGAGTTCTGTCTTCAttgattgtttactattttGGTGTTTAGAAATAGTATACATAAAACACCTCACTATGTAGGGAATGACTTTTGCTGATTTTAACTGTTTGTAGTTTTTTGACAGACCATATAGACGTTTGGACAGATTTTTCTTCACATGTGTTTTGTcatcttttttaataattgaacGAGGCAGTCTTGATTGGGTTGTAGCATCATTATCCGCATGTAAAGTCCCAACCGTATATCCATCCTCAGCAAGCCTTTGGATCATTGAACATGCCATGTCTGGCTCCATACCTTTGCTTGATCCtgcaatacaaaataaaaataaagtgagTGTGTCCAATAATTTGTAATACTGTGAACAACTGTTGACAAATTAGAGGTACATTATACACATGATTTACATTATCATTATTGACTTTTCTTGAGGTGTACTCAAGGGCTATACACAAACATGGTGACTGGTTTCTTCTGTGGCCTAAGTCTAAAATGAGCCAATGTCTTGTCAGGAAAATATAGTCCTTAGCATACCCCAGAATGAGTCATTTACAGGTATATTAAATGATAAGGATTTGTTTacttaattttgtttacttttattatttcataaaaaaacaaataaattttctttttttcatgtgATAATATTGGCAAACTTTCTGTGAATTTATGATTACTTGGACACCCCCATGAGTGGCCTTTATTACAGTAAACATTAACATGTGGAACAGGAAGGTAATTAATATGTTACTGTTAACATCCCTATACCATATGTACACCTTTAATTACATGACCTTTGAGTCAACACTTACAACAGTTCAAAGGTGTTGAATTTTTATACGAACAACTATCTAAATTCACGATTATACatcttttaaatcaaataacacTATCAATTCGTCTTAAAAGGGTTACAAAGACATTTTTCAAAGTTGTCAACTCTTTCCACTACAAGGAAAAATTCAGAACGGGAAGGGAAACTATATGACAACTTGTTCTTTTGAAAGGTGTCAATTCGTCCCTTTACATACTTCATCCCATAATCTTAAGTTACATTTCTCTTAAAAAGTATGACAGATGACTTTCTCGGTGTGTTTAaccatgtttgtttacatttcagaaataccaaactatttgaaatctTTTCTTTGGCTTTcagtttgctcattgttgaaggccgtaaggtgacctatagttgttaatgtttgtgtcatttttgtcttttgtggatagttgtctcattggcaatcataccacatcttcgtttttaatttttgataagaACAGTGTAACATTCCCATATACTGTTATTAGAATGTGAACAAAactcattaaattttttttttacggaTGCCCCACATGCACTATATGCTTATGTATTTTCAGTGGATCATGAAATTCGGGTGGAGtataatgaaaaaaagcaaaggccctatacatatattgaatttgaacAGTCCACCCCTTATTTTCAATGAGTTAATCATTTAATATTCTATACCtgtccagttaacattacactCATGTGGTGGCTTTGGTTCATTTTTTCCTATGTGATATTGGCAAATACTACAACTTCTGGTTCTGACGTCAAATTCTACAACTTTCCCAGTATTGACTCCAATAAGACTTGCAtgacctgaaataaaatgtagaaaagggagaatcaatattatttcatttcatttttagctaACATATTAACTCAATACACCATGTGCAGGGGCGTAtgcagccatttttaaaagggggtcccaacccagagtaaaaatggggagggggagggggtggTTCCatctatatgctcccattcatcGGCCAAAAAAAAAGGAGGTCCAACCACTGGAACCCCCTCCCTCCCTTGATCCACCTATGATGCTGTTGCAAATTGAACTACCTCCCTTTTTTattggccaaaaaaaaaaaaatttgaaggaattttctttttagtttttaaaatcttaaatcatAGATTTCTAAGTAAAGatattgtctggaaaccaaatgtctttTGACGACGCTAGCTGATTACAACAACAGGGTCAAGGTGATACCTTGTACAACcgcaatataaaaaataaataaaaatgaaatgcagCTCAagtcaatgtatatatatacatgtaaacaattcaaaaaatttTCATGCAAATTTGTTccaagtgtttttgagttattgtcagACATAGCAACAATGGACGGAGgtacagaccaacagacaactGTATTAACGggcatatataaaaaaacaaacaatgaatACTATTCATTATAATCTTAAAGTAATATCCAAGTTCATATGGATCCTGGTCACAGAGGTTTTTTTTAGCAGGTCCAAAAGGCTAAAACCCTAATGTATAAGAGATCAATAAAATAGAAGCTCATCTACACTACATATCACAATAACTGATAATATAATTTACCTGTGTGACTATTGTAAGACCAACCAAAACCTCTCTTCTGCCATCCAGCATCGAAGCTTCCCTCTAACTCACTGGACTCTGAACATTCCAACTCCTCTCTCTGTGCTTCTTTACATGATGCTTCTGCTGCTTCAATGATAACTGGGGCTAGTTCCTTCTGTTTTTTACGTAATGTAGAGGCATCTACTGGAGGAATGTTGCATCCTGTCAGGAAATTGTTCACATGACTGGGTCCCATACCTGCATTAATCATGGCTGAAAAATGAaagatttaaatattatttagtttcctaaaaaaaccatttacaatATTTGgctcatacctgccaacttttcaaatgcccatgggggttttacatGAAAGATGGTTCTTATAGTCCTACAAAACCTTCAAAtatattgtaatttgttttttaggCTTCTTCGTGCT
The nucleotide sequence above comes from Mytilus trossulus isolate FHL-02 chromosome 5, PNRI_Mtr1.1.1.hap1, whole genome shotgun sequence. Encoded proteins:
- the LOC134719241 gene encoding uncharacterized protein LOC134719241 isoform X2, translating into MADDKYSKRVRGKMASKGRSKKADRMRNMNREETVRGEDHAYGAVFVEGPIVNATDLEVGENVELGSSKPWFQGRRVVELDVLARSMNCEKCSSWLRLSDIQDEVIYGMASFLYISCPSSACQHISLVPTGKKSNGKGFDINYKVCLGHASLIGVNTGKVVEFDVRTRSCSICQYHIGKNEPKPPHECNVNWTGSSKGMEPDMACSMIQRLAEDGYTVGTLHADNDATTQSRLPRSIIKKDDKTHVKKNLSKRLYGLSKNYKQLKSAKVIPYIVRCFMYTISKHQNSKQSMKTELATIVPHIFGHHEQCSPTWCTYVKDPTKFRFKHLPNGKALSGDKLREELDKLAQSYIERADRLLNLGSTQSNESFNNSVASFAPKNRFYGGTKSLKARVSSAVMQKNEGYGWLSKVNKKSLLSWTFDHTSWNSKGSKA
- the LOC134719241 gene encoding uncharacterized protein LOC134719241 isoform X1, which translates into the protein MADDKYSKRVRGKMASKGRSKKADRMRNMNREETVRGEDHAYGAVFVEGPIVNATDLEVGENVELGSSKPWFQGRRVVELDVLARSMNCEKCSSWLRLSDIQDEVIYGMASFLYISCPSSACQHISLVPTGKKSNGKGFDINYKVCLAMINAGMGPSHVNNFLTGCNIPPVDASTLRKKQKELAPVIIEAAEASCKEAQREELECSESSELEGSFDAGWQKRGFGWSYNSHTGHASLIGVNTGKVVEFDVRTRSCSICQYHIGKNEPKPPHECNVNWTGSSKGMEPDMACSMIQRLAEDGYTVGTLHADNDATTQSRLPRSIIKKDDKTHVKKNLSKRLYGLSKNYKQLKSAKVIPYIVRCFMYTISKHQNSKQSMKTELATIVPHIFGHHEQCSPTWCTYVKDPTKFRFKHLPNGKALSGDKLREELDKLAQSYIERADRLLNLGSTQSNESFNNSVASFAPKNRFYGGTKSLKARVSSAVMQKNEGYGWLSKVNKKSLLSWTFDHTSWNSKGSKA